The Rhododendron vialii isolate Sample 1 chromosome 3a, ASM3025357v1 nucleotide sequence CCTGCTTCCGCTTCGCGTGTCTCCCAAAAATCCTGAATTTCCAATTCCAAGTTGCATGGCTTGCTGCATGCTAGTGTTTGCTCCGGGTATCATGCCCATGTGGTGGTGTTGGAGGAACTGATGATGTTGATCTTGAGACTGAAGGGCATCAAGCTGGAAAGGAAAGTTTGGAGTCAAAGCACTCGGTTGTTGCTGAGCCATTTCTGGCTGAGGTTGTTGGATGTGATGCTCTTGTTGCACAACAGATTGCAGGGGAGTCTGCAGTTTTTTTAGATGTGAGACAGAAGCCGTAATGGTCCTGTATGTGAAACTTCACTTAATAAGTCAACCCACCTGAGAAGTCATTGTTGGTGCTTGAGGTTGGGCATCCGCAATTGCCGCTAAGAAGATTAAGTTCTGCTGAAGCTGAGCTTGATACCTGAATCATTTAAATTGTTGTCAGGTTGTGGCGACCCAACAAATACAAGAAAGTTTAAAGCTATTGAGATAAAAATAGTGTGAGGACGTTCCGTTTCCCTTTAGATTCCCACAAAAGTTCTCAAAAACACCTATACCTCTTTGCAAACAATCTGCTCTGACAGTTTTGTGTCCAACCAAGTCGAAACCTGATTGAATCTATGGTGATAACTAAAAAGATTACGTGTCCTCTTCAACTGTGAAGAAAATACTTTAGATCAAACTTGGTGAACATAGCACTGACATAAGATGTTACGGATATACAAAATTTCAGTATATTTTTAGCATCCTGAAGGAGACAGAATACAGTCTCCCCATCCTATAGGTTGAATCAATAACTCAGaaataaattcattttggaATTCAGCTAGTAATACAGAGAAATGAACTGCCAGAGTTGATTATTTGGATATTGAAAACCTACCTCAACCTACCAGATAATTGTCCACATTAAAATTAGTCATTCTTGGCAATCTCTAAACTTTGTCCGTAGGAACCTGAAATCTTATCGACTTTTTTGAATTCGATGAAGACCACAAGAACTTCATTCGTCATTACACAAATACTAATAATTTTATCTAACCTTGACCTTCTAGTTTGGTTACCCCTCCTCATCTAAATATCCCAAGCTCTAATCAAGTTGTAATCTTTCTGTATCTTCATCGGCAATccttaaaattttccaatttctGCAGTAAGTAGTCTTTGATGTGTAGATCAAACACCAAGGCCAAGTTCAGTCCAACAAATCATTAGAAAGTTAAAAAATTCACTGTCGCAGTGCACCCCTAAAGTTCTATTTCCAGGAGAAACCCAGACACACACTTGATGCGGATAGAAacatgagggaaaaaaaaactgagcaCTATTCATCACCAGAAATCTTATAGTTGATGCTTCCATTATGCACTATTCCTACTCATTATCCTCCACAGTCCATAGTGAATCAGTTGCTACACAAAGCATAGTGGGCTATGTCGCACAGTTTCATTACCATAAGAAGTCCCATACATTACTGTCTTTCCTGTCTTAGTAATTGACTTAAAATCAACACATGCCTAAACTAAGCTTTGATAAATTTTTGGCCCAGTTTCCTTTCAGCAGAGTGATTCCTCTTCACATTTTCTTCTATGGGCTGTCTTCTTTGGTTTGTATCAGACGCAATGATCCACACAAACATGAAAAAAGGCTAGATAAGTATGTAATGCCGAATTTACTAGGTACCCCCCAGACTTCTAATGCGTCATCCAAAACTATGAATACCAACGCATTATTAAAATgcaaaatcatgatttttttccccccttgaAGTTAGACATGTAGAATGCTATGGGTAAACCATGCGAAAACAGCCGGCATTGCACCCCCTTCCAAGAAATAAATAATAGGAGTAGAGACGACAGCATTTGCATTGCACTCAAAAGTCATGAATGGTTACCGTGATGGTAAAGAACGAGAGAATTAGCTATAAAAAATATCAGCTGCAAAGAACATTAGGAATAATAAAGTGAAAACATGCATGATGCACCTAGCATTTGAAATTTTTCACTTACTGGGCGCTCTCGGCAGTTCTTCCAAGGTTATTATTCTCCATTATTGCGCAAATCAACCTTTTGTTCTCATCCAAATACTGCATCAAGAAAAATTCATATCCTTAAGCACCTTTATCAGAAGAATTTATGGCCACATACAGAGCATTCCCTATTTATCTAGTCTACCATGAATCAGAATCATTAATTTCCCATTCTTTTGAACAAAACCAAGTGAACTTCCACTGAAACCACGCACATTCATGGCTGGTTCACAACCAATGTCTAGAATTCTTACGGCCATACATGCAgtctaatttattaaaaatattaaatgcATCCAGGACTACTATACGTATATAAAcatttatacatatacataaccccaaggggttggcccgGTGGTTTTGGCCTGGAACTTAGGGTGcatttggttggatggaatggaATGTAAATAGGAATAAAATTAAGAATGGAATAGAATTGGAGGAATTGAGAATGGAATAATCATTCccattctcatgtttggttgtGCTTAGGAATAGTCATTCTCATCTTCAGTGGGATAGTGTGGCAATAGCAAGTTTTTtgagtggcaatagtaatttttgaggtggcaatagtattttttggagtggcaatagcattttttggagtggcaatagtaatttttggtgtgacaatagtgaatgttggagtggcactagtaattttggtgtgacaaataaatggaataacaattccttaatttttttgaatggaatgacaattcctttACCAAGGTGAATAATGATTTCATTTGGAATCATCATTCCATTATTCaatggtgaaccaaacattGGAATAAGTAAGTCATTCGAATGACTATTCCATTCCAACCTtgattccatccaaccaaacatacccttagGATTTTCTCCCTCCTAAGTTTTAGATTCGATTCCCCTTACTAGCAACTCTTGGGGCAACCTCACTCCATGTGTAATCTTATATTCGATTCCCCTTACTAGCAACTCTTGGGGCAACCTCACCCCATgtgtaagcgtgtgaaacgacTATAGGAGGGGCAATAAGGAATAGTTTGAGGTGCGCGCAAGTTTGTCCGGAACACCCTGCATTacccaaaataataataataataataataataataataataataataatatatatatatatagagacacacacacacacatatacacacatgtatGTACAAAATCAAATAGGTTATGATCCTATGATAACGTCATTTCTGTAACATATAAAGTGCGATTCTATGATTAGAGAGAGCTTTCTTGGAAAATGGAGGGATAGGGTTCAAGGGAGTTTTTCCGATTGGGCATACGAAAACAAGATCAATTGACGTAGTACATTGTTATGATATTCGCGTAAGAAGCGAACCTTTTGGATTTCTTCGGTTGTCATGGTATTCGGAGTCGAAGGGCCTGCAGTTTTCGTCGGTTGCTGCATTTTCTCGAATACTTTCGTCTTCGAAGATATGAACCCAACtttaaaccctagatttctttggagagagagagagagagagagagagagaggggggaggggaagTGGTGCGACGACAGTTGTTGATATGTActgagggagggagggaaaacCGTGAGCCAAAGGCGGCAATGGCATTTGATGGGTTTCAAGGCATAAGTAAAACGACAGCGTAAAGCCAAAAAATGGAGATTGTAAAATACGGGTACTttaattagaaagaaaattgtgttggaaaataaaaatgagaaatatgaagtgaatttttttaaatatttttatgcgTTTGATTAAATGAAAAACTTGTaagaattttgtaaaaaatatttttttcttactacCTTATCTTGAATATACAGTATAGTATACGACTGGTGATCataataagaaataaaaatttatattcgTAACGAGGATTCTCTTGTCATAACAGATTAAAAATTTTCACACGAGATTATGATAAGAACgaacatgtatatttttttttattcaaatattttaaaaaataaccacttttaaaaataaaataagtcaactaaaaataatgaaattatctttttaggCGAAGATATCCGATGTCCCTGATTAACGTATGGTATAGATTTGATTTGTGTTCAATCTTATTCTATGTTCAACCTTGTTTTAGGGGCATCTATTAATTTCTAATAACCCTCACAACAATTTgaaaacgattttttttttcatccaattttGAAAACgattaagaaaacaaaagaaaaagaaaacctcgTAGTTTCTCTTCCGCATTACCGATGGAATCGCCGCGGCGGAGTTACGCCGAGGTATTGACGTCGGCATGGCCCAGCAGTCACCGGTTGCAAATGGACATTCCAGAAGAAATCGTCGTCGAAATCCTCTCCCGTCTACCGATCAAATCTCTATTGCGATTCAGGTCCGTTTCCCAGGCATGGCGATCTGCCGTCTCCGATCCTAAATTCACTCTTTCTTCCCCAAACTACCGCCAAATAGCCAGTAGATCTAGCGATGACACCCTGCACTCCATCAATCGCCGCGAAGCTTCGTCACGCGATCTCATTCTCAAACCAATGATTAGCAACAACAAGAACTTTAATAACATTAATATCTTAGGTTCATGCAACGGCTTGTTGCTTGTAAGCCAGCGCGCGGATTTGTATCTGTGGAACCCATCAACAGGGGAATGCACCAAAATGCTCTCGCTTGTGGCGGACGGGTCAGAGGACTATCATGTTATTGCCAGCTCTGGACTGTGCTATGACTCGTTGATGGATGATTACAAGGCCGTAATGGTGAATGGTGGATTGGCCACAATAGTTAGTTTTAAAAGGAGAAATTGGACTACCAAGATTTGTTTATCTCACGGCGACGATGGAGAGGTTTGGAATTCCGGGCCTCTAGTGAATGGCAAGTTGCACTGGATGATCGCTCACTATGGAGAGGGTAATATGGACTTTCCGACAAACTGGATTGTTTGTTTTGATCCGCTTACTGATGAATTTGTAGAACTGCCGATGCCACCTAACAATGGGGAAAGGAATATGATTGTAATGGGGTTGGGAGTTTTGGATGGATGTCTTTGTATGACACGTTGTGTCTGTGAAAGTGGTGATGGAGTTGAACCTATCTTTTTCGAGGTGTTAGTCATGGAGGAATATTGTGTGGAGGAGCCATGGACTAGTGCTTTCATcatgtccaaaaattttataagaGTACCGAGCCCGAATTGGGACTATAGGCTTGATTTATACGGGACGTTGGTTCCCTTTTGCTTTACAACGAGTGGTGAAGTTCTGATTATGGTTAATCGGGAATTGTTGTTGTACAATCCCAATGAGATGTCTCAACGGAGGATTTGTATCCCAAGAAATCATTTTCCAGTTTGGGGTCTTGGTGACGTTTCATACGCTGAGAGTTTGTCTTCACCTGCTACCTATGCCCAGAAAGAAGATTGGATAGTGGAAGGGTTTGATGCCTTGAATTTGGTCGAGCACATTTGGTGTTGTGACAGTTTGCGTTCTTATGGAGATTGGGATTCTTATAATTTCATCGATGAGGAAGATGAGGAAGATGACGAAGGCTCCATTGAGGAAGAGAACAATAGGGTGTGGAAAGGTTTCTGGAAAAAGGATGAAAACCAGGAAAAGTTCTGTAGAAAACAAAAGGCCCGACTTCACTACTTGTCAGCAAAACAGAAAGAACAAGAAGTCAAGCATAGAACCATAACTAAAAGCAAAATCAGAACAACAAATAACCAGAAAAAGAAGCAGAGAAACAATCTGGAGGCGCTAGATTTGCATAAACAGGTATTCTCTGtccttcctttttcctttctggTGCATAATGTTTGGACATTCAGAGTTTAGCTAAAGGACTGTTAAGTTGGTTGAGTCTTCAGTTCCTTTTAGGTTGCTTCTATCTgatgccattcaaaaaaaaaggttgctTCAATCTGATGGTATTGTATGCTTGACGTGTTAGCAAAGAAGACAATCATTGTGCCAATAatttacttgatttttttttttttttggcatttgtagGCATTGAATTATATGCAATACTTCACAAAAGATTCCTTGTTTGCTATAACACATCTCGTGGAGCACTTGAATTGTACTGAATATGTAAAGTCCGAATCTAGGGATATCGATAGATGGAAATACTCTGAGATGGTCTTTTTAACTTCTGTATTTCATTATGGCAGGTGCTTGATTTCTTTGTGAAGTAGACTATTTCTAGTTTTTGGATTCGTTCTCACTGCAACATGCTGGGATCGGGCAGTTAAACCGTCACATTGTAAGTTTCCTTCGGAGGCAATCAATAAGAGAAGCGATTGGATTGGAATGTGAGAGAAGGAAGAGATGATACCTGTTGAAAGTAGAAAATCTAATTTATCTTCCGTTTCCTCACTTCTCATTATTTCAAATTGTCTTATAGGCTTCTTCACTGTTTTGTGATTTTCTAAAACATATGGTCTTTCAATAACATAtggtctttcaattttattgcattCACCTGGAAACAAAGTGAAGGAACAAATCTTAGGGATCATTTTGGATTCAAGCAATAAAAAGGGATGAATTCCAGCCTCCGTTCGACCTCCAACTTTTGCCAGTTATGCATTTTGATAGGTCctagttcaaacttcaaacacAATGATGTTCTTCAACTATTGAGATGTTCCTGTTGTGTACACTATTTCAGTTCAAATCTCCCATTGACGCCGTCCACATTGACTTATTTGTTTCTGCTAAGGTACTCTTCATTCTTC carries:
- the LOC131319867 gene encoding GRF1-interacting factor 2-like, with translation MPLPPLAHGFPSLPQYISTTVVAPLPLPPLSLSLSLSLQRNLGFKVGFISSKTKVFEKMQQPTKTAGPSTPNTMTTEEIQKYLDENKRLICAIMENNNLGRTAESAQYQAQLQQNLIFLAAIADAQPQAPTMTSQTPLQSVVQQEHHIQQPQPEMAQQQPSALTPNFPFQLDALQSQDQHHQFLQHHHMGMIPGANTSMQQAMQLGIGNSGFLGDTRSGSRQDFFETGSGGSQGGNSASGRLIGERDSHL
- the LOC131319863 gene encoding F-box protein CPR1-like isoform X1, which codes for MESPRRSYAEVLTSAWPSSHRLQMDIPEEIVVEILSRLPIKSLLRFRSVSQAWRSAVSDPKFTLSSPNYRQIASRSSDDTLHSINRREASSRDLILKPMISNNKNFNNINILGSCNGLLLVSQRADLYLWNPSTGECTKMLSLVADGSEDYHVIASSGLCYDSLMDDYKAVMVNGGLATIVSFKRRNWTTKICLSHGDDGEVWNSGPLVNGKLHWMIAHYGEGNMDFPTNWIVCFDPLTDEFVELPMPPNNGERNMIVMGLGVLDGCLCMTRCVCESGDGVEPIFFEVLVMEEYCVEEPWTSAFIMSKNFIRVPSPNWDYRLDLYGTLVPFCFTTSGEVLIMVNRELLLYNPNEMSQRRICIPRNHFPVWGLGDVSYAESLSSPATYAQKEDWIVEGFDALNLVEHIWCCDSLRSYGDWDSYNFIDEEDEEDDEGSIEEENNRVWKGFWKKDENQEKFCRKQKARLHYLSAKQKEQEVKHRTITKSKIRTTNNQKKKQRNNLEALDLHKQVFSVLPFSFLVHNVWTFRV
- the LOC131319863 gene encoding F-box protein CPR1-like isoform X2; this encodes MESPRRSYAEVLTSAWPSSHRLQMDIPEEIVVEILSRLPIKSLLRFRSVSQAWRSAVSDPKFTLSSPNYRQIASRSSDDTLHSINRREASSRDLILKPMISNNKNFNNINILGSCNGLLLVSQRADLYLWNPSTGECTKMLSLVADGSEDYHVIASSGLCYDSLMDDYKAVMVNGGLATIVSFKRRNWTTKICLSHGDDGEVWNSGPLVNGKLHWMIAHYGEGNMDFPTNWIVCFDPLTDEFVELPMPPNNGERNMIVMGLGVLDGCLCMTRCVCESGDGVEPIFFEVLVMEEYCVEEPWTSAFIMSKNFIRVPSPNWDYRLDLYGTLVPFCFTTSGEVLIMVNRELLLYNPNEMSQRRICIPRNHFPVWGLGDVSYAESLSSPATYAQKEDWIVEGFDALNLVEHIWCCDSLRSYGDWDSYNFIDEEDEEDDEGSIEEENNRVWKGFWKKDENQEKFCRKQKARLHYLSAKQKEQEVKHRTITKSKIRTTNNQKKKQRNNLEALDLHKQVLDFFVK